One Solanum pennellii chromosome 9, SPENNV200 DNA segment encodes these proteins:
- the LOC107031099 gene encoding putative F-box protein At3g16210 isoform X3: MAIKMPKCTCSRRRHAHLNLARRKANKSILKRIKANLLKFSNGGEEEAIKKFNLSRCQNQICKGKSLSNDQMEIHQVSTIHFQDEIMMDIFRRLPMQSLLRFKCVSKLWKSLIDDPYFKRTHYIHNRDNQKVLFAERFLSVDDDNYRFYTCSLSMVEDKQKLDCPTSCNSMDARIFCSCDGLVLIYVCSETDYEELLLWNPSTRESMLVPHPEFPIITYIYGMEYDATSEGYKILAINMNDESTNISVEFLSVKRNSSWRKIGYPTDIQRIRGFRDCGTYNLAFLHGAFHWLGKFALRNDILWRRGVQISSCSTLKEASFTTNDEC; the protein is encoded by the exons ATGGCAATAAAGATGCCCAAGTGTACGTGCTCCCGTCGTCGCCATGCCCATCTAAATTTAGCTCGTAGAAAAGCCAACAAGTCCATTCTTAAGAGAATAAAAGCTAATCTTCTTAAGTTTAGCAAtggaggagaagaagaagctatcaaaaaattcaatctttccAGATGCCAAAATCAAATTTGCAAAG GGAAGAGCCTTTCAAATGACCAGATGGAGATTCATCAG GTCTCAACTATTCATTTTCAAGACGAAATAATGATGGACATCTTCCGCAGATTACCTATGCAGTCTCTTCTTCGATTCAAATGTGTTTCTAAATTATGGAAATCATTAATTGACGATCCTTACTTTAAGAGGACACATTATATTCATAACAGGGATAACCAAAAAGTTCTTTTTGCCGAAAGGTTTCTTAGTGTGGATGATGATAACTACAGATTCTATACTTGTTCTTTATCAATGGTTGAGGATAAACAAAAGCTTGATTGTCCTACAAGCTGCAATTCGATGGATGCTAGAATATTTTGTTCTTGCGATGGATTGGttcttatttatgtttgttcTGAAACGGACTATGAAGAACTTTTGTTGTGGAATCCGTCCACAAGAGAATCAATGCTAGTTCCCCATCCAGAATTTCcaataattacttatatatatggCATGGAATATGATGCAACTAGTGAAGGCTATAAGATCCTTGCAATTAACATGAATGATGAAAGTACCAATATTTCGGTTGAATTTCTCTCTGTAAAAAGGAACAGTTCCTGGAGAAAAATTGGTTATCCAACTGACATTCAGCGGATTCGTGGTTTTAGGGATTGTGGTACATATAATTTGGCTTTTCTACATGGAGCATTTCATTGGCTTGGTAAGTTTG CGTTGAGGAACGACATACTCTGGAGGAGAGGAGTTCAGATCAGTTCATGTTCCACTTTGAAAGAAGCATCTTTTACCACAAATGATGAGTGTTGA
- the LOC107031099 gene encoding F-box/kelch-repeat protein At3g23880-like isoform X1, whose translation MAIKMPKCTCSRRRHAHLNLARRKANKSILKRIKANLLKFSNGGEEEAIKKFNLSRCQNQICKGKSLSNDQMEIHQVSTIHFQDEIMMDIFRRLPMQSLLRFKCVSKLWKSLIDDPYFKRTHYIHNRDNQKVLFAERFLSVDDDNYRFYTCSLSMVEDKQKLDCPTSCNSMDARIFCSCDGLVLIYVCSETDYEELLLWNPSTRESMLVPHPEFPIITYIYGMEYDATSEGYKILAINMNDESTNISVEFLSVKRNSSWRKIGYPTDIQRIRGFRDCGTYNLAFLHGAFHWLGKFGKSTSRYYTTISLNISNEVYGEVSLLKQMYDLCPWYFFVDHGVSVLRGMLCFYSTYSNIAEGAKGIFKLWIMKDYGVRESWTNFIIIQDIDLFLSARPMYMFGDCQVLLHFRRFGYFSSNFTTSGRPFDLCPECDTYKQGIVYAESFISPTSLLT comes from the exons ATGGCAATAAAGATGCCCAAGTGTACGTGCTCCCGTCGTCGCCATGCCCATCTAAATTTAGCTCGTAGAAAAGCCAACAAGTCCATTCTTAAGAGAATAAAAGCTAATCTTCTTAAGTTTAGCAAtggaggagaagaagaagctatcaaaaaattcaatctttccAGATGCCAAAATCAAATTTGCAAAG GGAAGAGCCTTTCAAATGACCAGATGGAGATTCATCAG GTCTCAACTATTCATTTTCAAGACGAAATAATGATGGACATCTTCCGCAGATTACCTATGCAGTCTCTTCTTCGATTCAAATGTGTTTCTAAATTATGGAAATCATTAATTGACGATCCTTACTTTAAGAGGACACATTATATTCATAACAGGGATAACCAAAAAGTTCTTTTTGCCGAAAGGTTTCTTAGTGTGGATGATGATAACTACAGATTCTATACTTGTTCTTTATCAATGGTTGAGGATAAACAAAAGCTTGATTGTCCTACAAGCTGCAATTCGATGGATGCTAGAATATTTTGTTCTTGCGATGGATTGGttcttatttatgtttgttcTGAAACGGACTATGAAGAACTTTTGTTGTGGAATCCGTCCACAAGAGAATCAATGCTAGTTCCCCATCCAGAATTTCcaataattacttatatatatggCATGGAATATGATGCAACTAGTGAAGGCTATAAGATCCTTGCAATTAACATGAATGATGAAAGTACCAATATTTCGGTTGAATTTCTCTCTGTAAAAAGGAACAGTTCCTGGAGAAAAATTGGTTATCCAACTGACATTCAGCGGATTCGTGGTTTTAGGGATTGTGGTACATATAATTTGGCTTTTCTACATGGAGCATTTCATTGGCTTGGTAAGTTTGGTAAGTCAACTTCTAGATATTATACTAccatttcattaaatatttcaaatgaggTGTATGGGGAGGTATCGTTATTGAAGCAAATGTATGATCTATGTCCCTGGTACTTCTTTGTCGATCATGGTGTTTCAGTATTGAGAGGAATGCTTTGCTTTTATTCTACATATAGCAATATAGCAGAGGGCGCTAAAGGCATTTTTAAGTTGTGGATAATGAAGGACTATGGTGTGAGGGAATCTTGGACTAACTTTATTATAATACAAGATATCGATCTTTTTCTTTCAGCGCGACCAATGTATATGTTTGGGGATTGTCAAGTGTTACTACACTTCCGGCgttttggatattttagttCTAATTTCACAACAAGTGGAAGACCATTTGATCTGTGCCCTGAATGTGATACTTATAAGCAAGGAATTGTTTATGCAGAGAGCTTCATCTCACCTACTTCACTACTTACTTAG
- the LOC107031099 gene encoding F-box/kelch-repeat protein At3g23880-like isoform X2 produces MAIKMPKCTCSRRRHAHLNLARRKANKSILKRIKANLLKFSNGGEEEAIKKFNLSRCQNQICKGKSLSNDQMEIHQVSTIHFQDEIMMDIFRRLPMQSLLRFKCVSKLWKSLIDDPYFKRTHYIHNRDNQKVLFAERFLSVDDDNYRFYTCSLSMVEDKQKLDCPTSCNSMDARIFCSCDGLVLIYVCSETDYEELLLWNPSTRESMLVPHPEFPIITYIYGMEYDATSEGYKILAINMNDESTNISVEFLSVKRNSSWRKIGYPTDIQRIRGFRDCGTYNLAFLHGAFHWLGKFARPMYMFGDCQVLLHFRRFGYFSSNFTTSGRPFDLCPECDTYKQGIVYAESFISPTSLLT; encoded by the exons ATGGCAATAAAGATGCCCAAGTGTACGTGCTCCCGTCGTCGCCATGCCCATCTAAATTTAGCTCGTAGAAAAGCCAACAAGTCCATTCTTAAGAGAATAAAAGCTAATCTTCTTAAGTTTAGCAAtggaggagaagaagaagctatcaaaaaattcaatctttccAGATGCCAAAATCAAATTTGCAAAG GGAAGAGCCTTTCAAATGACCAGATGGAGATTCATCAG GTCTCAACTATTCATTTTCAAGACGAAATAATGATGGACATCTTCCGCAGATTACCTATGCAGTCTCTTCTTCGATTCAAATGTGTTTCTAAATTATGGAAATCATTAATTGACGATCCTTACTTTAAGAGGACACATTATATTCATAACAGGGATAACCAAAAAGTTCTTTTTGCCGAAAGGTTTCTTAGTGTGGATGATGATAACTACAGATTCTATACTTGTTCTTTATCAATGGTTGAGGATAAACAAAAGCTTGATTGTCCTACAAGCTGCAATTCGATGGATGCTAGAATATTTTGTTCTTGCGATGGATTGGttcttatttatgtttgttcTGAAACGGACTATGAAGAACTTTTGTTGTGGAATCCGTCCACAAGAGAATCAATGCTAGTTCCCCATCCAGAATTTCcaataattacttatatatatggCATGGAATATGATGCAACTAGTGAAGGCTATAAGATCCTTGCAATTAACATGAATGATGAAAGTACCAATATTTCGGTTGAATTTCTCTCTGTAAAAAGGAACAGTTCCTGGAGAAAAATTGGTTATCCAACTGACATTCAGCGGATTCGTGGTTTTAGGGATTGTGGTACATATAATTTGGCTTTTCTACATGGAGCATTTCATTGGCTTGGTAAGTTTG CGCGACCAATGTATATGTTTGGGGATTGTCAAGTGTTACTACACTTCCGGCgttttggatattttagttCTAATTTCACAACAAGTGGAAGACCATTTGATCTGTGCCCTGAATGTGATACTTATAAGCAAGGAATTGTTTATGCAGAGAGCTTCATCTCACCTACTTCACTACTTACTTAG
- the LOC107031281 gene encoding calcium-dependent protein kinase 13 codes for MGNCCRSPAAVAREDVKSSNYSGNDHGRKDKYSAGNKQKQITVLTDVKKENVEERYLVDRELGRGEFGITYLCIDRSSRELLACKSISKRKLRTAVDVEDVRREVAIMKHLPQNSSIVSFKEACEDENAVHLVMELCEGGELFDRIVARGHYTERAAAAVTRTIVEVVQLCHKHGVIHRDLKPENFLFANKKENSPLKAIDFGLSIFFKPGEKFSEIVGSPYYMAPEVLKRNYGPEIDIWSAGVILYILLCGVPPFWAESEQGVAQAILRGAIDFKREPWPSISEGAKNLVRQMLEADPKLRLSAKQVLEHPWLQNAKKAPNVPLGDVVKSRLKQFSMMNRFKRKALRVIADFLSNEEVGDLKEMFNKIDTNNDGIVSVEELKAGLKLNSQLAESEVQMLIEAIDTNGKGTLDYGEFIAISLHLQRMANDEHLHKAFSYFDKDGNGYIEPDELRDALMEDGADDCTNVANDIFQEVDTDKDGRISFEEFAAMMKTGTDWRKASRHYSRGRFNSLSVKLMKDGSINLGNE; via the exons ATGGGGAACTGTTGCAGATCTCCGGCAGCGGTTGCTAGAGAAGATGTGAAGTCCTCTAACTACTCCGGAAATGATCACGGAAGGAAAGACAAGTACAGTGCTGGAAACAAGCAGAAACAGATCACTGTGTTAACTGATGTTAAAAAGGAGAATGTTGAGGAGAGGTATTTGGTAGATAGAGAGTTAGGAAGGGGAGAATTCGGGATAACTTACCTTTGTATAGATCGTAGCAGTAGGGAACTTTTGGCTTGTAAGTCGATTTCGAAACGGAAGTTACGAACAGCAGTGGATGTGGAGGATGTAAGGAGAGAAGTGGCAATTATGAAGCATTTGCCACAGAACTCAAGTATTGTGAGTTTTAAGGAAGCGTGTGAGGATGAAAATGCGGTTCATTTGGTGATGGAACTATGTGAAGGTGGTGAGCTGTTTGATAGGATCGTTGCTAGGGGGCATTATACTGAACGAGCAGCTGCTGCTGTTACACGGACGATTGTGGAGGTTGTGCAGCTTTGTCACAAACATGGAGTGATTCATAGAGATTTGAAGCCCGAGAACTTTTTGTTTGCTAATAAGAAGGAAAATTCACCTCTTAAAGCAATTGATTTTGGCTTGTCAATCTTCTTCAAGCCAG gtgAGAAGTTCTCCGAAATAGTTGGAAGTCCATATTATATGGCTCCTGAGGTGCTCAAACGAAACTATGGACCAGAAATAGATATATGGAGTGCAGgagtcattttatatattttgttatgtGGGGTTCCTCCCTTTTGGGCTG AATCTGAACAAGGTGTTGCCCAAGCCATTTTACGTGGGGCAATTGATTTCAAACGGGAACCCTGGCCTAGTATTTCAGAAGGTGCTAAAAATCTTGTCAGGCAAATGTTAGAGGCAGATCCAAAGCTTCGACTGTCTGCAAAGCAAGTACTTG AACACCCTTGGCTTCAAAATGCTAAGAAGGCTCCAAATGTCCCACTTGGAGATGTTGTGAAGTCAAGGCTTAAGCAGTTCTCAATGATGAATAGGTTTAAGAGGAAAGCTCTGAGG GTAATTGCTGATTTCTTGTCTAATGAAGAAGTTGGAGACCTCAAAGAAATGTTTAACAAGATAGACACTAATAATGATGGCATTGTTTCAGTCGAAGAACTTAAAGCAGGACTAAAGCTCAACTCCCAGCTGGCAGAATCTGAAGTACAGATGCTTATTGAAGCC ATTGATACTAATGGCAAAGGGACCTTGGATTATGGGGAATTTATAGCCATATCCCTCCATCTTCAAAGGATGGCTAACGATGAACATTTGCACAAAGCTTTCTCCTATTTTGACAAGGATGGAAATGGTTACATCGAGCCGGATGAGCTTCGGGATGCCTTGATGGAGGATGGAGCAGATGACTGCACCAATGTCGCGAATGACATTTTCCAGGAGGTTGATACAGACAAG GATGGGCGCATCAGCTTTGAAGAATTTGCAGCCATGATGAAAACTGGGACAGACTGGAGAAAGGCATCTCGACATTATTCAAGAGGGAGATTCAATAGTCTCAGCGTGAAGCTAATGAAGGATGGTTCAATTAATTTGGGGAATGAGTAA